In one window of Zhongshania aliphaticivorans DNA:
- a CDS encoding SDR family NAD(P)-dependent oxidoreductase: MSAQSRTEIALITGASAGIGRAFAIQLAPRCKTMILIGRDPAKLASVVSELEQPGLNIVSFALDLTTTEGVTRVMEAIRQKGPVSMLINNAGFASYGKFAESDLDAEMAMVNLHCNASLALCRAALPYMKQEGRGEIVNVSSMAGFFPVKHSAVYAASKTFLTMFSQALQQEVQGDGIRVQCLCPSYTRTDFSDRPALADLDATKVPDELWWTAEDIVAVSLAQLEDENGPVICLPDKMNREMVHGALTAQASAFA, encoded by the coding sequence ATGAGTGCGCAGTCGCGAACAGAAATTGCATTGATAACCGGTGCATCAGCAGGAATTGGTCGGGCCTTTGCAATACAGTTAGCGCCCCGCTGCAAGACGATGATATTGATTGGTCGTGATCCCGCTAAGCTGGCCTCGGTGGTGAGTGAACTTGAGCAGCCGGGTTTGAATATTGTTAGTTTTGCTTTGGATTTGACGACCACTGAGGGCGTCACAAGAGTAATGGAGGCCATTCGTCAGAAAGGGCCGGTATCAATGCTCATTAATAATGCGGGCTTTGCAAGCTACGGTAAGTTTGCCGAATCTGATTTGGATGCAGAAATGGCGATGGTGAATTTGCATTGTAATGCCAGTTTGGCACTGTGCCGTGCAGCGTTGCCTTATATGAAGCAGGAAGGGCGAGGTGAGATTGTGAACGTCTCTTCAATGGCTGGCTTTTTCCCTGTGAAGCATTCGGCGGTTTATGCAGCAAGCAAGACATTTTTGACTATGTTTTCACAGGCCCTGCAGCAAGAGGTGCAGGGTGATGGTATTCGTGTTCAATGTTTGTGCCCTAGTTATACGCGCACTGACTTTAGTGATAGACCAGCCCTAGCGGACTTGGATGCTACTAAAGTACCCGATGAATTATGGTGGACCGCTGAAGATATTGTTGCAGTGAGTTTGGCGCAGCTAGAGGATGAAAATGGTCCGGTCATTTGTTTGCCTGACAAAATGAACCGTGAAATGGTACATGGGGCTTTAACGGCACAAGCCAGTGCGTTTGCGTAG
- a CDS encoding alpha/beta hydrolase, with protein sequence MINWSPELDPASLPSLSDIGMTAGIDGVPWAQEYSHYYDINFEEVYPGLRHLFGAFTSVGERIAMQVFMLPDAHSTAFVYHGYYDHVGLFNNVINYFLKHGYSVVAYDLPGHGLSTGERAAIDDFMRYRQVLNDAFTVVADFGLPERKVGLAQSTGCAVLMSHLLSGGEHDFDRVVLLAPLLKPCDWWWGKPAHSVLKYFIHSLPRKFADNSDDQHFLAFLRERDPLQARSLPLSWVGALKKWQPWFLRQPPVASSLLILQGDQDETVEWRYNLPRIQAKFPNAGVVHIPGARHHLAKEGERFREQLWQACDDYL encoded by the coding sequence TTGATTAATTGGTCGCCAGAGTTAGATCCAGCTTCGCTGCCAAGCTTATCCGATATTGGGATGACAGCGGGTATTGATGGTGTGCCGTGGGCGCAGGAATATAGTCACTATTACGATATCAATTTTGAAGAAGTGTATCCGGGCTTACGCCATTTGTTTGGTGCTTTTACAAGCGTCGGTGAGCGCATCGCAATGCAGGTGTTTATGTTGCCTGACGCCCACAGCACGGCGTTTGTCTATCACGGTTATTATGACCATGTTGGTTTGTTTAATAATGTCATTAATTATTTTTTGAAGCATGGTTACTCAGTGGTGGCTTACGATTTACCGGGGCATGGCTTGTCTACCGGTGAGCGTGCGGCAATAGATGACTTTATGCGCTACCGGCAGGTGTTGAACGATGCCTTTACCGTGGTGGCAGATTTTGGCTTGCCAGAGCGCAAAGTGGGCTTGGCGCAAAGCACCGGTTGCGCTGTGTTGATGTCTCACTTATTAAGCGGCGGTGAACACGATTTTGATCGAGTGGTGTTGTTAGCGCCTTTGCTCAAACCCTGTGACTGGTGGTGGGGCAAGCCCGCTCATAGTGTGCTGAAATACTTTATTCATAGCTTGCCACGTAAATTTGCCGATAATTCTGACGATCAGCATTTTTTAGCGTTTTTGCGTGAGCGTGATCCTTTGCAAGCGCGATCGTTACCGCTGAGTTGGGTGGGGGCGCTTAAAAAATGGCAGCCCTGGTTTCTACGTCAGCCACCTGTTGCGAGCTCGCTGCTGATTTTGCAGGGTGATCAAGATGAAACAGTTGAGTGGCGTTATAACTTACCGCGGATACAGGCTAAGTTTCCTAATGCAGGGGTCGTTCATATACCGGGGGCTAGGCATCATCTTGCAAAAGAGGGCGAGCGATTTAGGGAGCAGTTGTGGCAGGCTTGCGATGACTATCTTTGA
- the serA gene encoding phosphoglycerate dehydrogenase, whose translation MAKTSLDKAKIKFLLLEGVHQSAVDALHASGYTNIDYYQKALPDDELKQKIADAHFVGIRSRTQLTPEVLDEAKKLIAIGCFCIGTNQVNLQAATERGIAVFNAPFSNTRSVAELVIAEAILLLRGLAEKNAAAHRGEWMKSAVGSYEIRGKRLGIIGYGSIGMQLSVIAESLGMEVCFTDVVNKLPLGNASQISLGELLATADIVSLHVPETASTQMMIGANELAQMKPGAILINAARGTVVDIDALVDVLRDNKLAGAAIDVFPEEPRSNNDEFISPLREFDNVFLTPHVGGSTVEAQQNIGSEVADKLVKYSDNGTTTSSVNFPEVALPAHPGKHRILHIHHNVPGILSAINQIFSDNNINISSQYLQTSEKVGYVVMDIEEGSSEFAVEKLLDVKGTIRCRVLF comes from the coding sequence ATGGCAAAAACATCCCTCGACAAAGCCAAAATCAAATTCCTATTATTGGAAGGCGTCCACCAATCGGCAGTAGATGCCTTACATGCATCTGGCTACACCAATATTGACTACTACCAAAAGGCTTTACCTGACGATGAGCTTAAGCAAAAAATCGCTGACGCCCATTTTGTCGGCATTCGCTCGCGGACCCAGCTCACGCCAGAAGTATTAGACGAAGCCAAAAAACTCATCGCCATTGGCTGTTTTTGCATCGGTACCAATCAGGTCAACCTACAGGCTGCCACCGAACGCGGCATTGCCGTCTTTAACGCGCCGTTCTCTAATACACGCTCAGTAGCTGAACTCGTCATTGCCGAAGCCATCCTATTACTGCGTGGCTTAGCAGAGAAAAATGCCGCCGCCCACCGTGGCGAATGGATGAAAAGCGCCGTTGGCTCTTATGAAATCCGCGGTAAACGCCTAGGTATCATCGGCTACGGCTCAATTGGTATGCAGCTATCTGTGATTGCAGAAAGTCTAGGCATGGAAGTTTGCTTCACTGATGTGGTCAATAAACTACCCTTAGGTAATGCAAGCCAAATCAGCTTGGGCGAATTACTGGCCACCGCAGACATCGTTAGCCTTCACGTCCCTGAAACGGCGTCTACGCAAATGATGATTGGCGCCAATGAACTCGCACAAATGAAACCTGGCGCTATCTTGATCAACGCCGCACGCGGCACCGTTGTCGACATCGATGCGCTAGTCGATGTCCTCCGTGACAATAAGCTTGCCGGCGCGGCAATAGATGTATTTCCAGAAGAACCGCGCAGCAATAACGACGAGTTTATTTCACCACTACGCGAATTCGACAATGTGTTTTTAACGCCTCATGTTGGTGGCTCCACCGTTGAAGCGCAACAAAACATTGGCTCAGAAGTCGCTGACAAACTGGTAAAATACTCTGACAACGGCACCACCACCTCGTCAGTCAACTTCCCAGAAGTTGCTCTGCCTGCGCACCCCGGCAAACACCGTATCCTGCACATTCACCATAATGTGCCGGGAATACTTAGCGCCATTAACCAAATTTTCTCTGACAACAACATCAATATTAGCAGCCAATACCTGCAAACCAGCGAGAAAGTCGGTTATGTGGTCATGGATATTGAAGAGGGCTCTAGCGAGTTTGCTGTTGAGAAATTATTAGATGTAAAAGGCACTATTCGCTGTCGCGTTTTGTTTTAA
- a CDS encoding FAD-binding oxidoreductase: MSASLTSSPETIITELQAIVGDDKVRSDAEILLSHGRDWTKAHTPAPLAVVFPRTAAEVQAVVKLANQLAFAIVPSGGRTGLSGGAVAANGEVVVSFDYMSHISDFDPIDRTVVCQAGVITEQLQDFAEEHGLFYPVDFASAGSSQIGGNIATNAGGIKVIRYGMTRDWVAGLKVVTGSGEMLELNRGLLKNNAGYDLRQLFIGAEGTLGLIVEATMQLTRAPKNLTAFVLGVEDFNGIMNLFNRFQAEMDLTAFEFFSEQALQKVVAHSAVPRPFESVCPYYALLEFECLNDEVEAQAMALFETCVEEGWVSDGVMSQSLEQLKNLWRLREDISETISKWTPYKNDISTIISRVPDFLESVETLVTAQYPDFEIIWFGHIGDGNLHLNILKPDGMDKDEFFKKCATVSTGVFEIVAKFGGSVSAEHGVGLLKKPYLSYSRSEAEIALMRQVKQVFDPKGIMNPGKIFD; this comes from the coding sequence ATGTCGGCAAGTCTTACTTCGTCACCCGAAACTATTATTACTGAGCTTCAAGCGATAGTCGGTGACGACAAAGTGCGCAGCGACGCAGAGATTCTGCTCAGCCACGGTCGTGATTGGACAAAAGCACATACCCCCGCACCCTTGGCGGTGGTATTTCCGCGCACCGCGGCAGAAGTGCAAGCGGTGGTGAAATTGGCCAATCAGCTGGCCTTTGCCATTGTTCCCTCTGGTGGCCGTACTGGCCTGAGTGGTGGCGCGGTTGCGGCCAATGGCGAAGTGGTGGTGTCGTTTGACTATATGAGTCATATCAGTGACTTTGACCCTATTGATCGGACGGTGGTGTGTCAGGCCGGTGTGATTACTGAGCAGCTGCAAGATTTTGCTGAAGAGCATGGATTATTTTACCCAGTTGATTTTGCCTCGGCAGGCTCTTCGCAAATTGGTGGCAATATTGCGACCAATGCCGGCGGCATCAAAGTCATTCGCTATGGTATGACCCGCGACTGGGTGGCCGGTTTGAAGGTGGTCACTGGTAGTGGCGAAATGCTGGAATTAAATCGCGGATTGTTAAAAAACAATGCGGGCTACGATTTACGGCAATTGTTTATTGGCGCTGAAGGCACCTTGGGGTTAATCGTTGAGGCAACCATGCAGTTGACTCGCGCACCGAAAAATTTAACCGCCTTTGTGCTTGGGGTTGAAGATTTTAACGGCATTATGAATTTGTTTAATCGCTTTCAAGCCGAAATGGATTTGACGGCGTTTGAGTTTTTCTCAGAGCAGGCATTACAAAAAGTCGTTGCTCACAGTGCGGTGCCACGGCCTTTTGAATCGGTCTGCCCCTATTACGCCTTATTAGAATTTGAATGCCTAAACGACGAGGTCGAGGCGCAAGCCATGGCATTGTTTGAAACCTGCGTGGAAGAAGGTTGGGTAAGTGATGGCGTGATGAGCCAGAGTTTGGAACAGCTTAAAAACTTATGGCGTTTACGTGAAGATATCTCTGAAACTATTTCTAAATGGACCCCCTATAAGAATGATATTTCAACGATAATTTCACGAGTGCCAGACTTCTTGGAGTCAGTTGAAACCTTGGTTACCGCCCAATATCCAGATTTTGAAATTATTTGGTTTGGCCATATAGGTGATGGCAATTTACACCTTAATATACTTAAACCTGACGGCATGGATAAAGATGAGTTCTTTAAAAAATGTGCCACGGTGAGTACGGGTGTTTTTGAAATAGTAGCCAAGTTTGGCGGCAGTGTGTCGGCTGAACACGGTGTCGGCTTGTTGAAGAAGCCCTACCTATCGTATTCGCGCTCGGAAGCAGAAATAGCCTTGATGCGTCAGGTCAAACAGGTATTTGATCCCAAGGGGATTATGAACCCGGGTAAGATTTTTGATTAA
- a CDS encoding fumarylacetoacetate hydrolase family protein, with protein MQEYRHFFVDKTAFPHMPGKVVCVGRNYADHAKELGNAVPSSPLLFIKPATALTPMSAPISLPAGFGPCHHELEMALLIGQPLSKAKAADCRAAIAGIGLALDLTLRELQDELKEKGHPWERAKSFDGACPLSEFVPFDAAMDFSSLTLRLSRNGLVQQQGSCGDMLFSVEALLSEISDSFSLKPGDVVLTGTPAGVGPLSAGDKLIAELDSLLRVETIVN; from the coding sequence ATGCAAGAGTATCGTCATTTTTTTGTCGACAAAACGGCGTTTCCCCATATGCCGGGCAAAGTGGTGTGTGTGGGGCGTAACTATGCCGACCACGCCAAGGAATTGGGCAATGCGGTGCCGTCATCGCCATTGCTCTTTATTAAACCGGCGACGGCGTTGACCCCTATGTCCGCCCCCATTTCCTTGCCTGCGGGGTTTGGCCCCTGTCATCACGAGCTGGAGATGGCGCTATTAATTGGGCAGCCCTTGAGCAAGGCAAAGGCGGCTGACTGCCGCGCAGCTATTGCCGGCATTGGCTTGGCTTTGGATTTAACCCTGCGCGAATTGCAGGATGAGCTTAAGGAAAAAGGCCATCCTTGGGAGCGAGCCAAGTCATTTGATGGCGCGTGTCCGCTGTCAGAGTTTGTGCCCTTTGACGCCGCCATGGACTTTTCTTCACTGACACTGCGTCTAAGCCGTAATGGCCTTGTGCAGCAGCAGGGTAGTTGTGGCGATATGCTGTTTAGCGTTGAGGCCCTGTTAAGCGAAATAAGTGATAGCTTTAGTTTGAAGCCAGGTGATGTTGTCTTAACCGGGACGCCGGCGGGCGTTGGCCCTTTGTCTGCGGGTGATAAGTTAATTGCAGAGCTGGATAGCCTCTTGCGAGTAGAGACTATTGTGAATTAG
- the rpiA gene encoding ribose-5-phosphate isomerase RpiA: MTQDELKLAVAQAAIDHIKPAILDGEIIGIGTGSTANYFIDLLAEFKNEIKGTVASSEASAERLRKHGIDVFELNTTGTIAVYVDGADEANDRLELIKGGGAALTREKIVAACSKEFICIADGSKLVDHLGAFPLPIEVIPMARSYVARELVKLGGNPVYREGVVTDNGNIIIDVYDFMISTPRKTEEVINNITGVVTNGLFACRPADVLLLGTSEGVKTLKA; the protein is encoded by the coding sequence ATGACACAAGATGAACTAAAACTTGCGGTAGCACAGGCCGCTATCGACCACATTAAACCCGCCATTCTCGACGGCGAAATTATAGGGATAGGCACTGGCTCCACCGCTAATTATTTTATCGATTTATTGGCAGAGTTTAAAAACGAAATCAAAGGCACTGTGGCAAGCTCAGAGGCCTCAGCAGAGCGATTGCGCAAGCATGGCATCGATGTCTTCGAATTAAACACAACGGGAACCATTGCCGTCTATGTCGATGGCGCAGATGAAGCCAACGATAGACTTGAGCTAATTAAAGGGGGTGGCGCAGCCCTAACTCGGGAAAAAATTGTTGCGGCATGCAGTAAAGAATTTATTTGTATTGCCGACGGCAGTAAATTGGTCGATCATCTGGGTGCCTTTCCGCTGCCCATCGAGGTCATCCCTATGGCTCGCAGCTATGTGGCTCGCGAACTTGTCAAACTCGGCGGCAACCCAGTTTATCGTGAAGGTGTAGTTACCGATAACGGCAACATTATTATCGATGTCTATGACTTTATGATTAGTACACCGCGCAAAACTGAAGAAGTCATTAACAATATCACTGGCGTGGTCACCAATGGGCTCTTTGCTTGCCGGCCCGCAGATGTATTACTTTTAGGTACTAGCGAAGGCGTAAAAACCCTCAAAGCTTAA
- the ilvA gene encoding threonine ammonia-lyase, biosynthetic — translation MPQSYIKKILKARVYDVAIESPVDPMPLLSKRLGNDILLKREDLQPVFSFKLRGAYNKMISLSEEERSKGVVAASAGNHAQGLALSALKLGVKATIVMPRTTPQIKVDAVRARGGKVVLHGDTYDEASTFAKKLVEEKGMVYVHPYDDPEVIAGQGTVGMEILRQVTGPLDVVFVPVGGGGLAAGVAAYIKYVRPEVKVIAVEPEDAASLKLAMDKGRRATLPEVGIFADGVAVAQIGKETFRVLRKTIDGVLTASTDEICAAIKDIFDDTRSIAEPAGALSLAGLKKYVEQNDCSGQTLLAIDSGANTNFDRLRYIAERTEIGEKREAILSVTIPERPGSFKKFCGALGRRNITEFNYRFGDDSDAQIFVGISVAAGGGDRQELVEALQKMDYPVADFTDNEMAKLHIRHMVGGHRPAAVKSELLYRFEFPERPGALMNFLTKLGNRWNISLFHYRNHGAAYGRVLVGLQADKEARNEIEVFLDKLSYSYHEETDNPAYQLFLS, via the coding sequence ATGCCTCAGAGTTACATCAAAAAAATCCTCAAAGCTCGTGTCTATGACGTTGCCATAGAGTCACCGGTTGATCCTATGCCTTTGTTGAGCAAGCGCTTGGGCAATGACATTTTATTAAAGCGCGAGGATTTACAGCCGGTATTTTCTTTCAAGCTGCGCGGTGCTTACAACAAAATGATAAGCCTGAGTGAAGAGGAACGCAGCAAGGGCGTTGTGGCTGCTTCAGCCGGTAATCATGCTCAGGGTTTGGCGCTTTCGGCCTTAAAACTTGGTGTGAAAGCTACCATCGTCATGCCTAGAACCACACCGCAAATTAAAGTTGATGCGGTGCGCGCTCGCGGCGGCAAGGTTGTATTGCATGGTGATACCTACGATGAGGCCTCAACCTTTGCCAAAAAATTGGTTGAAGAAAAAGGCATGGTTTACGTCCACCCTTATGATGACCCCGAGGTCATTGCCGGCCAAGGTACGGTGGGAATGGAAATCCTTCGTCAGGTTACAGGGCCATTAGATGTGGTCTTTGTGCCAGTAGGAGGTGGTGGTTTGGCAGCTGGTGTAGCGGCCTACATTAAATATGTTCGGCCCGAAGTGAAGGTGATTGCGGTCGAACCAGAAGATGCCGCGAGTCTTAAATTGGCAATGGATAAAGGGCGTCGAGCAACCTTGCCGGAAGTGGGTATTTTTGCAGATGGCGTTGCGGTTGCCCAAATTGGCAAAGAAACGTTTCGTGTGTTGCGCAAGACAATAGACGGCGTGTTGACCGCCAGCACGGATGAGATTTGTGCGGCAATCAAAGATATTTTTGATGATACCCGCTCCATTGCTGAGCCCGCTGGCGCGCTTTCTCTGGCGGGTTTGAAAAAATACGTCGAACAAAATGATTGCTCTGGTCAAACTTTATTGGCCATAGATAGCGGCGCTAACACGAATTTTGATCGCCTGCGCTACATTGCTGAGCGAACTGAAATTGGAGAAAAGCGCGAAGCGATTTTAAGTGTGACCATCCCTGAGCGCCCAGGTAGTTTTAAAAAGTTTTGCGGAGCGTTGGGGCGCCGTAACATCACCGAGTTTAATTACCGTTTTGGTGATGACAGTGATGCTCAGATATTTGTTGGTATTTCAGTAGCCGCTGGCGGCGGTGATCGTCAGGAGTTGGTCGAGGCGCTGCAGAAAATGGATTACCCAGTGGCGGACTTTACTGACAACGAAATGGCCAAGCTGCATATTCGCCATATGGTTGGTGGGCACCGGCCAGCGGCGGTAAAAAGTGAGTTGCTCTACCGCTTTGAGTTTCCCGAGCGTCCGGGTGCGCTGATGAATTTTTTGACCAAACTGGGTAATCGCTGGAATATTTCTTTATTCCATTACCGAAATCATGGCGCGGCTTATGGTCGGGTTTTGGTGGGCTTACAGGCAGATAAAGAAGCGCGAAATGAGATTGAAGTGTTTCTTGATAAATTGTCGTATTCCTACCATGAGGAGACAGATAACCCGGCGTATCAGTTGTTTTTGAGCTAA